The following are from one region of the Ictalurus furcatus strain D&B chromosome 11, Billie_1.0, whole genome shotgun sequence genome:
- the LOC128614792 gene encoding zinc finger protein OZF-like isoform X1, whose translation MFARTSRDPTPMKSEIECEYLEPTRSSSSPQRSCAALTGDTAHRRVQNECHHCSVCGKTFTKRSNLKQHQLVHTGEKPYQCSQCEKSFTKRSNLKQHQLVHTGEKPYQCSQCSTSFTQKVHLVRHQHIHTGEKPYRCSQCEKSFIDGSSLIKHQRIHTGEKVCRCALCGYSFNCLSNLKRHQRIHKGEKPYQCPQCGKSFIDKGNLIKHQKIHTGEKPHRCSHCGKSFTQRFNLLQHLHIHRGDKPYYCSVCGKSFNREYTLQLHQQIHTGVKPYYCSECGRNFSSLSNLKQHQRIHTGERPYQCSECEKSFSSSDTLKNHQRIHTGEKPYHCSLCGKSFTQIGHLQQHQRVHTGEKPHRCSECGESVAREHKHIHTAEDMLQFS comes from the coding sequence ATGTTTGCAAGAACATCAAGAGATCCAACCCCGATGAAGTCCGAGATTGAATGCGAGTATCTGGAACCCACCAGAAGCTCCAGTAGTCCTCAAAGGTCATGTGCTGCTTTAACTGGTGACACCGCTCATAGACGGGTGCAGAACGAATGTCACCACTGCTCAGTGTGTGGAAAAACTTTCACTAAAAGGAGTAATCTGAAACAGCACCAGCttgttcacacaggagagaagccgtatcagtgctcacagtgtgagaagagtttcACTAAAAGGAGTAATCTCAAGCAGCACCAGCttgttcacacaggagagaagccgtatcagtgctcacagTGTAGTACGAGTTTCACTCAAAAGGTTCATCTCGTACGACaccagcacattcacacaggagaaaaaccgtATCGGTGTTCTCAGTGCGAGAAGAGTTTTATTGACGGCAGCAGTCTCATAAAACACCAACgaattcacacaggagagaaggtCTGTCGCTGCGCACTATGCGGTTATAGCTTTAATTGCCTCAGCAATCTTAAgcgacaccagcgcattcacaaaggagagaagccgtatcagtgtCCGCAGTGCGGAAAGAGTTTTATCGATAAAGGTAATCTGATAAAACACCAGAAaattcacacgggagagaagccaCATCGCtgctcacactgtgggaagagttttacacaaAGATTTAACCTCCTccaacacctgcacattcacagAGGAGATAAACCATATTACTGCTCagtgtgtgggaagagtttcaaTCGAGAGTACACTCTTCAGTTACACCAACAGATTCATACAGGGGTTAAACCCTATTATTGTTCAGAGTGTGGGAGGAATTTCAGTAGTCTGAGTAATCTCAAACAGCACCAgcgtattcacacaggagagaggccgtatcagtgctcagagtgtgagaagagttttagTTCTAGCGATACTCTCAAAAACCATCAGAGAattcatacaggagagaagccgtatcactgctcgctgtgtgggaagagtttcacACAAATAGGTCATCTCCAGCAACACCAGCgtgttcacacaggagagaagccgcaTCGCTGCTCGGAGTGTGGCGAGAGTGTGGCGAGAGAACACAAGCACATTCACACGGCTGAGGACATGCTGCAGTTCTCATGA
- the LOC128614792 gene encoding zinc finger protein 585A-like isoform X2, with translation MKSEEMKLENLEATESSDSPQRSSGTFCAKASHRQVKKEIHQCSQCGKSFGQMSNLQTHQRIHTGEKPYHCSQCGNSFSYYCNLRRHQRIHTGERPYQCSVCAKSFTSQSTLQRHQRIHTGEKPYQCSHCAKSFIESGSLINHLRTHTGEKPYHCADCGKSFTQRSNLQQHQRIHTGDKPYYCLECGKSFNRQNVLQLHQRIHTGEKPYYCSELCGKTFTKRSNLKQHQLVHTGEKPYQCSQCEKSFTKRSNLKQHQLVHTGEKPYQCSQCSTSFTQKVHLVRHQHIHTGEKPYRCSQCEKSFIDGSSLIKHQRIHTGEKVCRCALCGYSFNCLSNLKRHQRIHKGEKPYQCPQCGKSFIDKGNLIKHQKIHTGEKPHRCSHCGKSFTQRFNLLQHLHIHRGDKPYYCSVCGKSFNREYTLQLHQQIHTGVKPYYCSECGRNFSSLSNLKQHQRIHTGERPYQCSECEKSFSSSDTLKNHQRIHTGEKPYHCSLCGKSFTQIGHLQQHQRVHTGEKPHRCSECGESVAREHKHIHTAEDMLQFS, from the exons ATGAAGTCGGAAGAGATGAAACTTGAGAATCTGGAAGCCACAGAGAGCTCCGATAGTCCCCAGAGGTCATCTGGTACTTTCTGCGCTAAGGCTTCTCATAGACAagttaaaaaagaaattcaccagtgctcacagtgtgggaagagtttcgGTCAAATGAGTAATCTCCaaacacaccagcgcattcatacgggagagaagccgtatcactgctcacagtgtggtaACAGCTTCAGTTACTACTGTAATCTCCGGCGtcatcagcgcattcacaccgGAGAGAGGCCGTATCAGTGCTCGGTGTGTGCGAAGAGTTTTACAAGCCAGAGTACTCTCCAgcgacaccagcgcattcatacaggagagaagccgtatcagtgtTCTCATTGTGCAAAGAGTTTTATTGAGAGCGGTAGTCTCATAAACCACCTGCGAActcacacgggagagaagccgtatcactgcgcAGActgcgggaagagttttacacaaAGAAGTAATCTCCAGCAACACCAACGCATTCACACCGGAGATAAACCGTATTACTGCTtggagtgtgggaagagttttaatcggCAGAATGTTCTTCAATTACACCAACGCATTCACACAGGGGAGAAGCCCTATTACTGTTCGGAGT TGTGTGGAAAAACTTTCACTAAAAGGAGTAATCTGAAACAGCACCAGCttgttcacacaggagagaagccgtatcagtgctcacagtgtgagaagagtttcACTAAAAGGAGTAATCTCAAGCAGCACCAGCttgttcacacaggagagaagccgtatcagtgctcacagTGTAGTACGAGTTTCACTCAAAAGGTTCATCTCGTACGACaccagcacattcacacaggagaaaaaccgtATCGGTGTTCTCAGTGCGAGAAGAGTTTTATTGACGGCAGCAGTCTCATAAAACACCAACgaattcacacaggagagaaggtCTGTCGCTGCGCACTATGCGGTTATAGCTTTAATTGCCTCAGCAATCTTAAgcgacaccagcgcattcacaaaggagagaagccgtatcagtgtCCGCAGTGCGGAAAGAGTTTTATCGATAAAGGTAATCTGATAAAACACCAGAAaattcacacgggagagaagccaCATCGCtgctcacactgtgggaagagttttacacaaAGATTTAACCTCCTccaacacctgcacattcacagAGGAGATAAACCATATTACTGCTCagtgtgtgggaagagtttcaaTCGAGAGTACACTCTTCAGTTACACCAACAGATTCATACAGGGGTTAAACCCTATTATTGTTCAGAGTGTGGGAGGAATTTCAGTAGTCTGAGTAATCTCAAACAGCACCAgcgtattcacacaggagagaggccgtatcagtgctcagagtgtgagaagagttttagTTCTAGCGATACTCTCAAAAACCATCAGAGAattcatacaggagagaagccgtatcactgctcgctgtgtgggaagagtttcacACAAATAGGTCATCTCCAGCAACACCAGCgtgttcacacaggagagaagccgcaTCGCTGCTCGGAGTGTGGCGAGAGTGTGGCGAGAGAACACAAGCACATTCACACGGCTGAGGACATGCTGCAGTTCTCATGA
- the LOC128614796 gene encoding zinc finger protein 239 has product MQCKFTSTRISRDPTGMKSDEIKCEDVEPSESSNHHQSSSDFSHMNTSPKPIKQEVHHCSLCGKSFGKKSYLKQHQRIHTGNKPYNCSQCGKSFTSQSHLQRHQLIHTGEKPYQCLQCKKRFIESGILIKHQRIHTGEKPYQCSQCGKSFIQLSSLHKHQRIHTGDKPYHCLQCGKSFNREDSLQLHQRIHTGEKPYYCSHCGKSFTQWGSLHKHQRIHTGDKPYHCLQCGKSFTRDDSLQLHQRVHTGEKPYYCSQCGKSFTCQSHLLRHQRIHTGEKPYQCSQCGKKFTQRSNLKQHQRVHTGEKPYHC; this is encoded by the coding sequence ATGCAGTGTAAGTTTACCTCCACAAGAATATCAAGAGATCCAACTGGGATGAAATCAGATGAAATTAAATGTGAGGATGTCGAACCCTCAGAGAgctccaatcatcaccaaagcTCATCTGATTTTTCCCACATGAACACCTCTCCCAAACCAATTAAACAAGAAGTTCACCACTGCTCAttgtgtgggaagagtttcgGTAAAAAGAGTTATCTCAAACAACACCAAAGGATTCACACAGGAAATAAACCATAtaactgctcacagtgtgggaaaagttttacCAGCCAGAGTCATCTCCAGCGACACCagctcattcacacaggagagaaaccgtatcagtGTTTGCAGTGCAAGAAGAGGTTTATTGAAAGTGGTATTCTCATAAAGCACCAGAgaattcacacaggagaaaagccatatcaatgctcacagtgtgggaagagttttatacAATTGAGTTCTCTCCATAAacatcagcgcattcacacaggagataaaccgtatcactgcttacagtgtggaaagagttttaatcGAGAGGACAGTCTCCAATTACACcaacgcattcacacaggagagaagccatattactgctcacactgtgggaagagttttacacaGTGGGGTTCTCTCCATAAacatcagcgcattcacacaggagacaAACCATATCACTGCttacagtgtggaaagagttttactcgAGATGACAGTCTACAATTACACCAAcgcgttcacacaggagagaaaccgtattacTGTTCacaatgtgggaagagttttacttgccaGAGTCATCTCCTAAGacatcagcgcattcacacaggagagaaaccgtatcagtGTTCTCAGTGTGGAAAGAAGTTTACACAGAGGAGTAATCTCAAACAACACCAGCgtgttcacacaggagagaaaccgtatcactgcTAA